A single Thiohalobacter thiocyanaticus DNA region contains:
- a CDS encoding V-type ATP synthase subunit B, protein MKADLYAAGNATRIDGPLLFLQRSLDVGLNEAVEVSGADGRPRLGRVAALDDDFMTIEVLETTQGLALSETRVRFRGAPLHFSLGPDLLGRVYDGVGRVIDGGPPIAAEQHLRIEGLALNPARRASPADFIETGISSIDIMDSLVRGQKLPIFSGGGLPHDSLAIQLARQARLRGDDAGRFSIVFAGIGIPHDTAEQFRTAMERSGVLGHTALFLNLASDSSVQRLLTPRFALTAAEYLAYERGHHVLVILTDLTNYCEALREVSASHGEIPSRKGYPGYMYSDLATLYERAGIIEGRGGSLTQIPILSMPSDDISHPIPDLTGYITEGQIVLDRNLHRRGLYPPVKVLPSLSRLMKDGTGRGFTHEDHPDLANQLYAAYARAVQVRVLANVVGEDGLTETDRYYLRFGDQFEREFVAQAARRSLEASMEIGWRLLAALPAAELHRLNDAQIAKYIEPHHA, encoded by the coding sequence ATGAAGGCTGACCTGTACGCCGCCGGCAACGCCACCCGCATCGACGGCCCGCTGCTGTTCCTGCAGCGCAGTCTCGACGTGGGCCTGAACGAGGCCGTGGAGGTCAGCGGCGCCGACGGCCGGCCGCGGCTGGGCCGCGTGGCCGCACTGGACGATGACTTCATGACCATCGAGGTGCTGGAGACCACCCAGGGCCTGGCGCTCAGCGAGACCCGGGTGCGCTTCCGCGGCGCACCGCTGCATTTCAGTCTCGGGCCCGACCTGCTCGGGCGCGTCTATGACGGCGTCGGCCGGGTGATCGACGGCGGCCCGCCCATCGCCGCCGAACAGCACCTGCGCATCGAAGGTCTGGCGCTGAATCCGGCGCGGCGTGCCAGTCCGGCGGACTTCATCGAGACCGGCATCAGCAGTATCGACATCATGGACAGCCTGGTGCGCGGCCAGAAGCTGCCCATCTTCTCGGGCGGCGGCCTGCCGCATGACAGCCTCGCCATCCAGCTGGCACGTCAGGCGCGGCTGCGTGGCGACGACGCCGGACGCTTCTCCATCGTCTTCGCCGGTATCGGCATCCCCCACGACACCGCCGAGCAGTTCCGCACCGCCATGGAACGCAGCGGCGTGCTGGGCCATACCGCCCTGTTCCTGAACCTGGCCTCCGACTCCAGTGTGCAGCGCCTGCTTACACCGCGCTTCGCGCTGACCGCGGCCGAGTACCTTGCCTACGAACGGGGCCACCACGTACTGGTCATCCTCACCGACCTCACCAACTACTGCGAAGCCCTGCGCGAGGTCTCGGCCAGCCACGGCGAGATACCCAGCCGCAAGGGCTATCCCGGCTACATGTATTCGGACCTCGCCACCCTGTACGAACGCGCCGGCATCATCGAGGGCCGCGGCGGCTCACTCACCCAGATCCCCATTCTGAGCATGCCCTCGGACGACATCAGTCATCCCATACCTGATCTCACCGGTTATATCACCGAGGGCCAGATCGTGCTCGACCGCAACCTTCACCGGCGCGGCCTGTACCCGCCGGTGAAGGTGCTGCCCAGCCTGTCGCGACTGATGAAGGACGGCACCGGGCGCGGCTTCACCCACGAGGACCACCCCGACCTGGCCAACCAGCTGTATGCCGCCTACGCCCGCGCGGTACAGGTGCGGGTGCTGGCCAACGTGGTCGGCGAGGACGGCCTGACCGAGACCGACCGCTACTACCTGCGCTTCGGCGACCAGTTCGAGCGCGAGTTCGTCGCCCAGGCCGCGCGCCGCAGCCTGGAGGCCAGCATGGAGATCGGCTGGCGCCTGCTCGCCGCCCTGCCCGCCGCCGAGCTGCACCGGCTGAACGACGCCCAGATCGCGAAGTACATCGAGCCGCATCATGCCTGA
- a CDS encoding V-type ATP synthase subunit D gives METSATTHADLLELRDERGVMQEGFHFLDEKRLMLATECLRELNELETLEIDAVAGRERVREALRALVREQGLAGSRTLPALLQLTTDFHFLRRNFLGTRVLSGDPGLLEEPVRQLSREAPGRDCAEAVVEWLRRLARMAVLTHNLTALVADYRRTERRARAIEDVLLPENEQRIHELEDRLEDVDQEEAIRVRLSQSTD, from the coding sequence ATGGAGACTTCTGCCACCACCCACGCCGATCTGCTGGAGCTGCGCGACGAGCGCGGCGTAATGCAGGAGGGTTTCCATTTCCTGGACGAAAAGCGCTTGATGCTGGCGACGGAATGCCTGCGCGAGCTCAACGAACTGGAGACGCTCGAGATTGACGCCGTGGCCGGCCGTGAGCGGGTGCGCGAGGCGCTGCGCGCCCTGGTACGCGAACAGGGCCTGGCCGGCAGCCGCACCCTGCCCGCGTTGCTGCAACTGACGACCGACTTTCACTTTCTGCGCCGCAACTTTCTCGGCACCCGCGTGCTCAGCGGTGATCCGGGTCTGTTGGAGGAACCGGTCAGGCAGCTGTCGCGTGAGGCCCCGGGACGCGACTGCGCCGAGGCCGTGGTCGAATGGCTGCGTCGGCTGGCACGCATGGCGGTCCTGACGCATAATCTGACGGCACTGGTGGCCGACTACCGGCGCACCGAGCGTCGCGCACGGGCCATCGAGGATGTACTGCTGCCCGAAAACGAACAACGCATCCATGAGCTGGAGGACCGGCTCGAAGACGTCGACCAGGAAGAGGCCATCCGCGTGCGCCTGTCCCAGTCGACCGACTGA
- a CDS encoding DUF2835 domain-containing protein has translation MNTQRLRIHLTLSADEVLRYYRGEVDSVLARTPDGISVRFPVEALRPHVLRNGVQGWFELEFDGNRKFVALHRISD, from the coding sequence ATGAACACCCAACGCCTGCGCATTCATCTGACGCTGTCCGCCGACGAGGTACTGCGCTACTACCGCGGCGAGGTCGACAGCGTCCTGGCCCGGACCCCGGACGGGATTTCGGTGCGCTTTCCGGTGGAGGCCCTGCGCCCCCATGTGCTGCGGAACGGGGTACAGGGCTGGTTCGAGCTGGAGTTCGACGGCAACCGGAAGTTCGTCGCCCTGCATCGCATATCGGACTGA
- a CDS encoding 2OG-Fe(II) oxygenase: MMPSPIELRDCPPVKVLDLPGAAALNRELLPAYHDQLAAGVERRSHFFAGRYENIYIGRERLPAIEPVLRAACAVTARLHGGVPGDYRAGFWFNDTPPGGRTLPHTHDDDDELVSCVYYVQVPDNAGCLAVEEGGQRLLVRPRAGRMVLFAPDALHWVTPNLSGDSRLSIGINVGRTA, encoded by the coding sequence ATGATGCCATCTCCGATCGAGCTTCGCGACTGCCCGCCTGTGAAGGTACTGGATCTGCCCGGGGCCGCGGCCCTGAACCGCGAACTGCTGCCGGCCTATCATGATCAGCTCGCCGCCGGCGTGGAGCGACGCAGCCATTTCTTCGCGGGGCGCTACGAGAACATCTATATCGGACGCGAACGCCTGCCGGCGATCGAGCCGGTGCTGCGGGCGGCCTGCGCCGTGACTGCGCGGCTGCATGGCGGTGTCCCCGGCGATTATCGGGCCGGCTTCTGGTTCAATGACACGCCGCCGGGCGGCCGTACCCTGCCGCACACCCATGACGACGACGATGAACTGGTCTCCTGCGTCTACTATGTCCAGGTGCCGGACAACGCCGGCTGCCTGGCGGTGGAGGAGGGAGGACAGCGCCTGCTGGTGCGGCCGCGGGCCGGGCGGATGGTGTTGTTTGCGCCCGATGCGCTGCACTGGGTGACACCGAACCTTTCCGGCGACAGCCGGCTGTCGATCGGGATCAATGTGGGGCGTACTGCGTAG
- a CDS encoding HIT domain-containing protein: MTRLHPRLEQDCHYVSRLDLCHLLLMNDCNYPWCILVPDREDISEIHQLEEADQQQLIRESSRLARGLTRLYRPDKLNIAAIGNLVPQLHLHHVVRYIGDPAWPKPVWGHAPARPYTTEAADEAVARLQEVIARSV; encoded by the coding sequence ATGACCCGACTCCATCCCCGCCTGGAACAGGACTGTCACTACGTCAGCCGCCTGGATCTGTGCCACCTGCTGCTGATGAATGACTGCAATTATCCCTGGTGCATCCTCGTTCCCGACCGGGAGGACATCAGCGAGATCCATCAGCTGGAGGAAGCCGACCAGCAGCAGCTGATCCGCGAGTCCTCGCGCCTGGCCCGCGGCCTGACACGGCTGTACCGGCCGGACAAGCTCAACATCGCTGCCATCGGCAACCTGGTACCGCAGCTGCATCTGCATCACGTGGTACGTTATATCGGCGATCCGGCCTGGCCGAAGCCGGTGTGGGGCCATGCCCCCGCCCGTCCCTACACGACTGAAGCGGCGGACGAGGCCGTTGCACGTCTGCAGGAGGTCATCGCCCGGTCTGTGTAG
- a CDS encoding cation:proton antiporter, translated as MHTDILLTLALIGLLAILCQWFAWWVKLPAILFLLLSGIVAGPVTGWLNPDALFGELLFPIISLSVGVILFEGALTLRFREIAGLETVVRRMVSSGVLVTWAVVSLATHYLLAFPLELAILFGAIMVVTGPTVIVPMLRTVRPNSRISNILRWEGIVIDPLGALLAVLVFEFIISGQGSQALEHTLLQFAKTILIGVLVGGGGGFALEQILRRHLMPEYLHNVAALVLVFVVFAASDTLMAESGLLSVTVMGIWLANRKDLNIEHILNFKESLSVLLISGLFILLAARLDLGQIQALGWPALAVLAILQFVARPLKVMVAAFGSNLNWRERALLSWIAPRGIVAAAVAAIFSLQLQQQGYAAAELLVPLTFIVIIGTVVLQSATAGLLARALKVAEPEPSGFLIVGANPVARTLAESLVKHDYDCLLCDTNWSYVRTARMHGLKTFYGHPVSQDADRRLDLVGLGRLLALSPQREVNALAVVRYRREFGEGNLYTLLSREEGEKAQDKPEAGYIAFSRELTYQHLAEWISLGAEMHETRLSESFDFDAYYEKYFDKGILLFAIDPRGRLRVIVEDRDLEFGPGWTLLTLVRSEEEKVKTEAQA; from the coding sequence ATGCATACCGATATCCTCCTGACCCTGGCGCTGATCGGCCTGCTGGCCATCCTGTGTCAGTGGTTCGCCTGGTGGGTCAAGCTGCCGGCGATCCTGTTCCTGCTGCTCTCCGGTATCGTTGCCGGCCCGGTGACCGGCTGGCTGAACCCGGATGCCCTGTTCGGCGAATTGCTGTTTCCCATCATCTCCCTGTCGGTCGGTGTGATCCTGTTCGAGGGGGCGCTCACGCTGCGCTTTCGCGAGATCGCCGGGCTGGAGACGGTGGTGCGACGCATGGTCAGCAGCGGGGTGCTGGTCACCTGGGCCGTGGTCAGCCTGGCCACTCATTATCTGCTTGCCTTTCCCCTGGAACTCGCGATCCTGTTCGGCGCCATCATGGTGGTGACCGGTCCGACCGTGATCGTGCCTATGCTGCGTACCGTGCGGCCCAACAGCCGCATCAGCAACATCCTGCGCTGGGAGGGGATCGTCATCGACCCGCTGGGCGCGCTGCTGGCGGTGCTGGTGTTCGAATTCATCATCTCCGGCCAGGGCAGTCAGGCGCTGGAACATACCCTGCTGCAGTTCGCCAAGACCATATTGATCGGAGTGCTGGTGGGCGGTGGCGGCGGCTTCGCCCTGGAGCAGATCCTGCGTCGGCACCTGATGCCGGAGTATCTGCATAACGTCGCGGCCCTGGTACTGGTGTTCGTGGTGTTCGCCGCCTCCGATACCCTGATGGCCGAGTCCGGGCTGCTCAGCGTGACGGTCATGGGCATCTGGTTGGCCAACCGCAAGGACCTGAACATCGAGCATATCCTCAATTTCAAGGAAAGCCTGAGTGTATTGTTGATCTCCGGGCTGTTCATCCTGCTCGCCGCGCGACTCGATCTGGGCCAGATCCAGGCGCTCGGCTGGCCGGCACTGGCGGTACTCGCCATTCTGCAGTTCGTGGCCCGGCCGCTCAAGGTGATGGTGGCGGCCTTCGGTTCCAATCTGAACTGGCGCGAGCGTGCGCTGCTGTCGTGGATCGCCCCGCGCGGCATCGTGGCTGCGGCCGTGGCGGCGATCTTCTCACTGCAACTGCAGCAGCAGGGGTATGCGGCCGCCGAATTGCTGGTGCCGCTGACCTTCATCGTGATCATCGGTACTGTGGTGCTGCAGAGCGCGACCGCGGGGCTGCTGGCGCGGGCGCTGAAGGTGGCCGAGCCCGAACCCAGCGGTTTTCTCATCGTCGGCGCCAACCCGGTGGCGCGCACCCTGGCCGAGAGCCTGGTCAAGCATGACTATGATTGTCTGCTGTGCGATACCAACTGGTCCTATGTGCGCACTGCACGCATGCATGGTTTGAAGACCTTCTACGGTCATCCGGTGTCCCAGGATGCCGACCGGCGGCTGGACCTGGTCGGACTGGGCCGGCTGCTGGCATTGTCACCCCAGCGCGAGGTCAATGCACTGGCGGTGGTGCGCTATCGACGTGAATTCGGCGAAGGGAATCTCTATACGCTGCTCAGCAGGGAAGAGGGCGAGAAGGCACAGGACAAACCCGAGGCGGGCTACATCGCCTTCAGCAGGGAACTGACCTACCAGCATCTGGCCGAGTGGATCAGCCTCGGCGCCGAGATGCACGAGACCAGGCTGAGCGAGAGTTTCGATTTCGATGCCTATTACGAAAAATACTTCGACAAGGGCATCCTGCTGTTCGCCATCGATCCGCGCGGCAGGCTGCGCGTGATCGTCGAGGACAGGGATCTGGAGTTCGGACCTGGGTGGACGCTGCTGACTCTGGTCAGGTCGGAGGAAGAGAAGGTGAAAACGGAAGCGCAGGCGTAG
- a CDS encoding Tll0287-like domain-containing protein: protein MHGTILKSVLLSAVVAGSGTVLAEVDEAARTEAARNASMELIQKLGGTLQQEMKTAGPAAAITVCRDVAPQIAGELSRRNGWRVTRVSDRVRNPMLGMADDWEAGVLEEFHHQVEAGRKPAELEFTEVVTEADGQRYFRYMKAIGTKPVCLTCHGEREQMPADVRQAIESAYPHDQAVGYSAGQVRGAVSIKQPLPAEDS, encoded by the coding sequence ATGCACGGAACCATCCTGAAATCGGTACTGCTGTCGGCTGTTGTTGCCGGTTCCGGTACGGTGCTGGCCGAGGTGGATGAGGCCGCACGCACCGAAGCGGCGCGCAATGCCTCCATGGAACTGATCCAGAAGCTGGGCGGGACCCTGCAGCAGGAGATGAAGACCGCCGGCCCGGCCGCGGCCATCACCGTCTGCCGCGACGTCGCGCCGCAGATCGCCGGCGAATTGTCGCGCCGCAACGGCTGGCGGGTCACCCGGGTCAGCGACCGCGTGCGCAACCCCATGCTGGGCATGGCCGACGACTGGGAGGCCGGGGTACTGGAAGAGTTTCACCATCAGGTCGAGGCGGGCAGAAAACCGGCTGAGCTCGAATTCACCGAGGTCGTGACCGAGGCCGACGGCCAGCGCTACTTCCGCTACATGAAGGCCATCGGCACCAAGCCGGTATGCCTGACCTGCCATGGCGAGCGCGAGCAGATGCCGGCCGATGTCAGGCAGGCCATCGAATCGGCCTATCCCCATGACCAGGCTGTCGGCTACAGCGCCGGCCAGGTGCGCGGCGCGGTCAGCATCAAGCAGCCGCTGCCGGCCGAGGACAGCTGA
- a CDS encoding DUF882 domain-containing protein, with translation MTKHLNRRGFIKNIAGLGALLSSPAALARIGTPTRRELALHNLHTGESTEVVYWRDGDYASSALTDLNHLLRDHRSGEVWEMDPALLDQLYVLQRSVGVERPYHVISGYRSPATNAMLSSQSNGVAKRSLHMQGRAIDVRLPGVKLSRLREAALALQAGGVGYYPKSNFIHLDTGRVRFW, from the coding sequence ATGACCAAGCATTTGAATAGACGAGGCTTTATCAAGAATATCGCCGGTCTCGGCGCGCTCCTGAGCAGCCCGGCGGCACTGGCCCGCATCGGAACGCCGACGCGGCGCGAACTGGCCCTGCACAACCTGCACACCGGTGAGTCCACCGAGGTGGTTTACTGGCGCGATGGCGACTATGCCAGTTCCGCCCTGACCGACCTGAATCATCTGCTGCGCGATCACCGCAGCGGCGAGGTCTGGGAGATGGATCCGGCCCTGCTCGATCAGCTCTACGTGCTGCAGCGCTCGGTGGGCGTGGAGCGCCCCTACCACGTCATTTCCGGCTACCGCTCGCCTGCCACCAATGCCATGCTGAGCAGCCAGAGCAACGGCGTGGCCAAGCGCAGCCTGCACATGCAGGGCCGCGCCATCGACGTCCGTCTGCCGGGCGTGAAGTTGTCCAGGCTGCGCGAGGCGGCGCTGGCGCTGCAGGCCGGCGGCGTGGGATATTACCCGAAATCCAATTTCATCCACCTGGATACCGGCCGGGTGCGCTTCTGGTAA
- a CDS encoding L,D-transpeptidase family protein, which yields MLTAWPAAAAGPDSVDLRNGIEHFVTRAETQMTCRGLDWEALQRFYSQRGYLPVWWDIFERRPVPAAKQLIAILEQSPEHGLSVSDYHLHELMALLPSRPEADLVQIDVLLTDAFLAYARHLYSGRNRPQLIDPAWHIEPDSLDAEALLARVLDNTRLEATLAALAPPHPEYRQLQDLLVRYRGLAASGGWPALEPGPLLRPGARDLRVATLRQRLWLEGFPVDWEGDEYLFDSHLEQTLKRFQQLRGIEPDGIVGPDTLQALNVTATERIQQILLNLERWRWLPHDLGTRHIMVNIAGFRLQLVEHDQVTQDMRVIIGKPYRSTPAFVGRMSYLVFNPYWNVPERNMREDLLPQQIADPGYLAANGYRILEGWSPEAREIDPAEIDWQRVRPAQFPYRLRQDPGPQNSLGRIKFMLPNRFDVYLHDTPARHLFERTVRTFSSGCIRVEEPVALAERVLAGTEEDWSADAIREVIASRETRSIRLPEPLPVYVLYWTVWVDDEGRAHFVNDVYGRDRRMAQWLGTQAESESEAAVQ from the coding sequence TTGCTGACGGCATGGCCGGCGGCCGCGGCCGGTCCCGACAGCGTCGATCTGCGCAATGGAATCGAACACTTCGTCACCCGTGCCGAGACGCAGATGACCTGCCGTGGCCTGGACTGGGAGGCGCTGCAGCGGTTCTATTCCCAGCGCGGCTACCTTCCGGTCTGGTGGGATATATTCGAACGCCGACCGGTCCCGGCCGCGAAGCAACTGATCGCGATCCTCGAGCAGAGTCCCGAACATGGCCTGTCGGTCAGCGATTATCACCTGCATGAACTGATGGCGCTGCTGCCGAGCAGGCCGGAGGCTGACCTGGTCCAGATCGATGTCCTGTTGACCGATGCTTTTCTGGCCTATGCCCGACATCTGTACAGCGGCCGCAACCGCCCGCAGCTGATCGATCCGGCATGGCACATCGAGCCGGACAGCCTGGATGCCGAGGCGTTGCTGGCCCGGGTGCTGGACAACACCCGCCTGGAAGCGACGCTCGCCGCCCTGGCGCCGCCGCACCCCGAATACCGACAACTCCAGGACCTGCTGGTGCGCTATCGCGGCCTGGCCGCAAGCGGCGGTTGGCCGGCCCTGGAACCCGGGCCGCTGCTGCGGCCGGGCGCGCGCGACCTGCGCGTGGCCACGCTGCGCCAGCGGTTGTGGCTGGAGGGATTTCCGGTGGACTGGGAAGGCGACGAATACCTGTTCGATTCCCACCTGGAACAGACGCTGAAAAGGTTCCAGCAGCTGCGTGGCATCGAGCCCGACGGCATCGTCGGCCCGGATACGCTGCAGGCGCTGAATGTGACAGCCACCGAGCGTATTCAGCAGATCCTGCTCAATCTGGAGCGTTGGCGCTGGCTGCCGCACGATCTGGGTACGCGTCACATCATGGTCAACATCGCCGGTTTCCGACTGCAGCTGGTCGAGCACGATCAGGTCACGCAGGACATGCGTGTGATCATCGGCAAGCCCTACCGCTCGACGCCGGCCTTTGTCGGCCGCATGAGCTATCTGGTGTTCAATCCCTACTGGAATGTGCCCGAGCGCAACATGCGCGAAGACCTGCTTCCGCAGCAGATTGCCGATCCCGGCTATCTCGCCGCCAACGGCTACCGGATCCTGGAGGGCTGGAGTCCGGAGGCCAGGGAGATCGATCCCGCCGAAATCGACTGGCAGCGGGTGCGGCCGGCCCAGTTTCCCTATCGCCTGCGCCAGGACCCGGGGCCGCAGAACAGTCTGGGCCGGATCAAGTTCATGCTGCCCAACCGTTTCGATGTCTACCTGCACGATACACCGGCACGGCACCTGTTCGAGCGTACCGTGCGCACCTTCAGTTCGGGCTGCATCCGGGTGGAGGAACCGGTCGCACTGGCCGAGCGGGTACTCGCCGGGACGGAGGAGGACTGGAGCGCAGACGCGATCCGCGAAGTGATCGCAAGCAGGGAGACCCGCAGCATCCGGCTGCCCGAACCGCTGCCCGTGTACGTGCTGTATTGGACGGTGTGGGTCGATGACGAAGGTCGGGCTCATTTCGTCAATGACGTTTATGGCCGGGACCGCCGCATGGCGCAGTGGTTGGGGACGCAGGCGGAATCCGAATCCGAAGCGGCCGTCCAATAA
- the recJ gene encoding single-stranded-DNA-specific exonuclease RecJ, whose protein sequence is MTHPSRHKRIVRREPQVDPAELPDSLPAVLRRVYAARGVSRPEELEHALKRLHRPEQLGGLATAVDLLEHALTGDSRILIVGDFDADGATSSALCVRALRALGARQVEFLVPNRFEYGYGLTPEIVDVALERRPDLIMTVDNGVSSHQGVAAAQAAGVQVLVTDHHLPGAVLPPAEAIVNPNLPGDPFPSKHLAGVGVAFYVLSALRARLRETGWFNARGIDEPNLAALLDLVALGTVADVVPLDHNNRILVEQGLRRIRAGQCVPGITALLQAAGRDPRRCVASDLGFAVGPRLNAAGRMEDMRIGIDCLLADSMAEARSLAATLDGLNRERREVETQMKEEALRELEALHLDEAAELPVGVCLYNPDWHQGVIGILAARVKEAWHRPVIAFARAGEDELKGSARSVPGLHIRDVLDAVAARHPELIRKFGGHAMAAGLSLAESALAEFKAAFDAEVRRHLDEQALHGVVYSDGELAPDELSLETAELLRAAGPWGQAFPEPVFDGDFELVGQRVVGEHHLKLQLREPRSGRNLDAIAFHAAAQHVLEAGAELHLAYRADSNAFRGQCSLQLVVEHIETL, encoded by the coding sequence ATGACGCATCCGTCCCGCCACAAACGCATCGTCCGCCGCGAGCCGCAGGTCGATCCCGCCGAACTGCCCGACAGCCTGCCGGCCGTGCTGCGCCGCGTCTATGCCGCGCGTGGCGTGAGCCGTCCGGAAGAGCTGGAGCATGCGCTCAAACGTCTGCACCGGCCGGAGCAGCTGGGTGGGCTGGCTACGGCGGTCGATCTGCTGGAGCATGCGCTGACCGGCGACAGCCGCATCCTGATCGTCGGCGATTTCGATGCCGACGGCGCGACCAGCAGCGCCCTGTGCGTGCGGGCGCTGCGCGCCCTGGGTGCGCGTCAGGTCGAGTTCCTGGTGCCCAACCGCTTCGAGTACGGCTACGGACTCACGCCCGAGATCGTCGACGTTGCACTTGAACGCCGGCCCGATCTGATCATGACGGTGGACAACGGCGTCTCCAGCCACCAGGGGGTGGCCGCTGCCCAGGCCGCCGGGGTGCAGGTGCTGGTGACCGACCATCACCTGCCGGGCGCAGTGCTGCCGCCGGCCGAGGCCATCGTCAATCCCAACCTGCCGGGCGACCCCTTCCCCAGCAAGCACCTCGCCGGCGTCGGGGTGGCCTTCTATGTCCTGTCGGCCCTGCGGGCCCGGCTGCGTGAGACCGGCTGGTTCAATGCCCGCGGGATCGACGAGCCCAATCTGGCCGCGCTGCTGGATCTGGTCGCGCTGGGCACGGTGGCCGATGTGGTGCCGCTGGATCACAACAATCGCATCCTGGTCGAGCAGGGCCTGCGCCGCATCCGTGCCGGCCAGTGCGTGCCGGGCATCACCGCGCTGCTGCAGGCGGCCGGGCGCGACCCGAGGCGCTGCGTGGCTTCCGACCTCGGCTTCGCCGTCGGCCCCCGGCTCAATGCCGCCGGGCGCATGGAGGATATGCGCATCGGCATCGATTGCCTGCTGGCCGACTCCATGGCCGAGGCGCGCAGCCTGGCCGCCACCCTGGACGGCCTGAACCGCGAGCGGCGCGAGGTCGAGACGCAGATGAAGGAGGAGGCGCTGCGCGAACTGGAGGCATTGCACCTGGACGAAGCGGCCGAACTGCCGGTCGGGGTGTGCCTGTACAATCCGGACTGGCATCAGGGTGTGATCGGGATCCTGGCCGCGCGGGTCAAGGAGGCCTGGCACCGTCCGGTGATCGCCTTTGCGCGCGCCGGCGAGGATGAACTCAAGGGCTCGGCCCGCTCGGTGCCGGGACTGCATATCCGCGATGTGCTTGACGCCGTTGCCGCGCGCCATCCGGAGTTGATCCGCAAGTTCGGTGGTCACGCCATGGCCGCGGGACTGAGCCTGGCCGAATCCGCGCTGGCTGAGTTCAAGGCCGCCTTCGATGCCGAGGTGCGCCGGCACCTGGATGAACAGGCCCTGCATGGGGTTGTATACAGCGACGGTGAACTCGCCCCGGACGAGCTCAGCCTGGAGACCGCCGAACTACTGCGGGCCGCCGGTCCCTGGGGGCAGGCCTTTCCCGAACCGGTGTTCGACGGCGATTTCGAACTGGTCGGCCAGCGCGTGGTCGGTGAGCATCACCTCAAGCTGCAACTGCGCGAACCGCGCTCCGGCCGGAACCTGGATGCCATCGCCTTTCACGCGGCGGCGCAGCATGTGCTGGAGGCGGGCGCGGAACTGCATCTGGCCTACCGGGCCGACAGTAATGCCTTTCGCGGCCAATGCAGTTTACAATTGGTGGTGGAGCACATCGAAACGCTGTGA
- the thrC gene encoding threonine synthase: MPFRTRYTGLIDKYRDRLPVHDDTRIISLGEGNTPLIRLNNIPRVIGKEVDIYVKFEGLNPTGSFKDRGMTMAVTRAVEEGSKAIICASTGNTSAAAAAYAARAGITAFVLIPEGKIAMGKLAQAMMHGAVVLQIRGNFDAGMRLVKEVAEAAPVTIVNSINPYRLQGQKTAAFEIVEELGRAPDYHCLPVGNAGNITAHWIGYCEYSSGSGDHVTEACTFCKGHCSYAGGAIVGNRPKMIGYQAAGSAPFMRGAMVDDPDTVATAIRIGHPQSWDQAWKVREESGGWFDECTDEEILAAQKLLAQNEGVFCEPASAASLAGALRDVKNGKIPEGSSIVCTLTGNGLKDPDTAISQCRADGTMLTIDATLDAVRDAILKGMEGN; the protein is encoded by the coding sequence ATGCCATTCCGTACCCGCTACACCGGTCTGATCGACAAGTACCGCGACCGGCTGCCCGTCCATGACGACACCCGCATCATCAGCCTGGGCGAGGGCAACACGCCGCTGATCCGGCTGAACAACATCCCGCGTGTGATCGGCAAGGAGGTCGACATCTACGTCAAATTCGAGGGCCTGAACCCGACCGGCTCGTTCAAGGACCGCGGCATGACCATGGCGGTCACGCGCGCGGTGGAGGAGGGCAGCAAGGCCATCATCTGCGCCTCCACCGGCAACACCTCGGCGGCAGCCGCGGCCTATGCCGCCCGCGCCGGCATCACCGCCTTCGTGCTCATTCCCGAGGGCAAGATCGCCATGGGCAAACTGGCCCAGGCCATGATGCACGGTGCGGTGGTGCTGCAGATCCGCGGCAACTTCGATGCCGGCATGCGTCTGGTCAAGGAGGTGGCCGAGGCCGCGCCGGTGACCATCGTCAATTCCATCAATCCCTACCGGCTGCAGGGCCAGAAGACGGCCGCCTTCGAGATCGTCGAGGAACTGGGTCGGGCCCCGGATTATCACTGTCTGCCGGTGGGCAATGCCGGCAACATCACCGCCCACTGGATCGGCTACTGCGAGTACTCCTCCGGCTCGGGCGATCACGTGACCGAGGCCTGCACCTTCTGCAAGGGTCACTGCAGCTACGCCGGCGGCGCCATCGTCGGCAACCGGCCGAAGATGATCGGTTACCAGGCCGCGGGCAGCGCGCCCTTCATGCGCGGCGCCATGGTGGACGATCCCGACACCGTGGCCACGGCCATCCGCATCGGCCATCCCCAGTCCTGGGACCAGGCCTGGAAGGTCAGGGAGGAGTCCGGCGGCTGGTTCGACGAATGCACCGATGAGGAGATCCTGGCTGCGCAGAAACTGCTGGCGCAGAACGAGGGCGTGTTCTGCGAACCGGCCTCGGCCGCCTCGCTGGCCGGCGCGCTGCGCGACGTGAAGAACGGGAAGATCCCCGAGGGCAGTTCCATCGTCTGCACCCTGACCGGCAACGGTCTGAAGGATCCGGATACCGCCATCAGCCAGTGCCGGGCCGACGGGACCATGCTGACCATCGATGCCACCCTGGACGCGGTGCGCGATGCCATCCTCAAGGGGATGGAAGGCAATTGA